Part of the Carcharodon carcharias isolate sCarCar2 chromosome 20, sCarCar2.pri, whole genome shotgun sequence genome is shown below.
GCGAATTCCATATTCCAACCACTCGCTGGATAAAATAAGTTCTTGCCAAATTCTTCATTGAAATACTGAATAAATTAGATTTATTTATACATTCAGCTCcaactctcccccttcaccaccaccTGAGAGATCAACCCCACAACCACCCACTGGGTGGGCTGGAATTTTCTAGAGTTCAACATGTGTGGAAAACCAAAGCCATCTCTCCTTTACCCCCTGCCACAATCTCCAAACACTCACCACTGATTCCATTGCTCCTACCTGCCCACTGTTTCAGGTTGAAGCAAAGTGTTTGCAAACTAGGTGCCTTATTTGACCCAGGGTTGCACTTTCGAACACTATCCTCTCTCTATTACAAAGACATCTATCCTGCATCCATCCCCTTCTGAAATCCACAGGCATGCCTTTTTCTCCTCCAGATTTGACCATTCCAATGCTAAACTGGTTGAGCTCCTGTTCTTCATAAACTTCAGCACAACCAAAATTGTTTTGCCTGCATCCTCTTTCTCTGCTACCTGCATCCAAGTCCTGGTCAGCCTTCACCTCTGTGGTCACTGACATACATTGGTTCCTGTTCTCCAAAGCCTGAAATATAAAATTCTCATTTTGTGCTTGAAACCTATCATGCTCTTGTGCCCTCATCTCTGCAACGTTCTCTAACCATATAACTGCCAATTGTTGTCTTGTATACATCCCAAATTCTTCTTGCCCCATAATTAGCAGTCATGCTTTTAGCTGTCAAAATCCCAGGCTCTGAAATTTTCTTCCTAAATCTCCTGTCCTCTCCAACTCCCTTCTCCTGTTTTAAAgtcagctctttgaccaagctttttagtCACCTCTCCTCATATCTTCTTCTCTGGTTTCTTTCTATTTGTCCTAATTTGCTTCTGTGGAGCACCTCGAAATGGTTCaatcatataaatgcaagctgttcttAACGTGATCCCACAACCCTGTCCCCTTTCCAAAATCATAACTGAAGTTGAAATAAATGTCAGCCACACATCTACCGAAGACTTAATTGAAAACATAGTTCAGCTCATTTAGTACTTATTCCATTTTAAGTCTGGAAGATCCATTTCAAAGGCTTCAATTAGGTAACTAATGCACagatttcccacactgacagcctcACCATCAGTTCAAGTTGTTATTTAACCCTTGCCCATCTTCATCCCTCCATTTCTGATGATGTTAACTCCTTACTGAGATAGGGCCCATGGCTGTCCTCTCTTTACCAGTGGTCAACAGCTATACTCAACCCTGCCCTCATTCAGCATCCACAAATGCATAATTTCATCAAGTGAAGAGGGCATTCAGTACCTCTGccatgctgtgttaactcaacaATATAACCATTACGTCGCTCTTTTTTGAGGCTTTTCactgcctggttgatgctctgtaactacaaaagTGAAAAAATAAATCTTTATTATCCATCTCACTggggaggcttcaggccaatgcACATCCAACAGCCTGCTCttaaaactctgctcacattttggcagctatgacaaattccaccacaacagctgagacaattcacaatatttccaaacaatcaacaacattctaaattaaACAAACCCAcaaaattctttaaaaaaagatCCATTCACCCGCTCTCCCAACGTTAACAGatccttaaaaaaaaattccaggatccggATCCACATCTTCACCAAAAACCAATCAGTTTTTCATTGGGTCATACCCTGTGTACTATGTTTTGTTGGAATTTGCCCATTAATTTTCTGAGATACATTGTTTGAAGGGAGTGACAGAGGTAATAAAGATCATACTAGCAACCAGAAGTGAAAACCTTGACCAAGATAGCCCCATCTAACCAAGAAGCACCGATGACGATTGTTGTACTACTGCCACCATAGCAACAAGCTAGACCAGGATTGCAATTAGGAATTTCCTGTATGGCTAAAATATCAACTGAATAAACCCAAAGAGCCAAAGAATTCCAAGTTGTTTCATCCTCCTAGCCAGCATTTACATTTGATGCCTCAACAACCTGCTGAGAGCAGGAATTCAACTGTGGGATCAAACCAGTATCTGACATAGTTTAAGAAAGTGACCTAGTACAGCAGCACATTGCACCATTCATTTGTTCACTCTCATATCTCAACAGCATGATTTATTGAATTTACATCTATACAGTAGTAGGTTAGTCTCTTGAGCCACTACAGTAAACAGAGCAGAATATGTTTTAAACGAGCCACTGGCTCCATTTATGCATCAACAATGTCAAAACAGTACAACCTATACTTCTCTTCACAAGTATTCTCCAACAATTTGGGAAATGGATAGGCTACTGTCATGTTTACCAGTTACACGTCTCACAAATAAAAGTAGAGAAGCGTACCGTGTCCACAATAGACCAGTCAAGAGGATATGCAAAGAGTTCTGGCTTAGCTGTTGGGATTTTCTCAATCAGGTTTTTTATGTGTTTTCGTTTTTCTTCAGTATTTACATTTCCCTTAGAGGCACCCTTTTCGTCCTCGGAATAATCCAATGGGACAAGTTTCCGCTTACGAGGAACTTCATCACTATCTTCATCATCAAACTTATTGAAAACACTATCAACCGGAAGTTTCTTTCTTTTGACTGAAATTGTCTGACTCGGACTATTGGAACCACCTGAACAGAAAAAGGAATAAAAATCAGGTTCAGATTCACTAGTCAATTCAGTGCTGGTTGGGACCATATCACTAGCATTGTTTGTTAGCATTAAATGTAGATCACAAATCAAATCGTGTGTTCAACATTAATTATTTGAACATAGGCAGCCTGTGAACTGCCTGGTAAAAATGCTGCAAGGATAATTTGTTTGTATACCTTCCTGCTCTTCAACGTTTAGGACGCCACATCGGAAAGTGGAAGTTTTCCCACTATGAGGGCTTGGTGTCAGCTATCAAGTCCTCACTGCCCACCATAAGCACAATGCAGAGCAAAGCTTCCTCCATTCTGCACTATACTTGAGCAGCACCGCAAATACGTTGGTCCAAACATCTTTATTTACCATACCGAATGTTTTGGGGGCTTTTTTAACCAACAGTGCTATTTTTTGTGCCAGCTTTCCACCATGAGCTCATGGCCACTAGTAACTGGTCCAAGATTTCCCAAACTCATTTTACACAGCGCCCATCCAGCCAGAAGATTTATCTTATTAGGCTGTGCTTGAATTGAATCCAGATCCCAAAAGTAAAAGAACAATGCTGCTTAAAATGTTATGAATGAGAAAAGGCAATTTCATAAAAAATTCATgaccagcagcaagttatataTGTTAACTTATAGTGCCTAACCTAATTTGAGGCTCAGTCCTATTTTAGGCCGCTGCTCTTCTTGCTGTTGATCTGGAGAGTTCTCATGTGGAATAATAATGCCACAGGGAGACTCATCTGCTGGAGTATTGGGTGTAGCATTTCCACTTGCTGATGAAACAGAGGGGACAGAACAAATAGGGCGCAAGGTGGGTTTAAGGCAGGGTTTCTGCTCTGgctcttcctcctcttcatctCGTCGCTCCTCTTTCTCtggcttctcctcctcctcctcctcttcttccgaTTCTGGCTCCTGCTTGATTGGCTGTTGCCGCcgcctctctgcttcctgttccaTCTGTTCGCAATATGATGATAACATGCAACAAGACAAGAGTTATTGACATCAAGTCCACTCTTCCCAAAAACCACACAAACTACATCATCATGGTACCTAATTTCCTGAGGGGACATTTCTCAACTCCCAAGGTCATCAGCTAACACTATCAACCAGGGACTTTGTCTGTGTGGCTAAGTTATTGTGGACATACTCACTGAGCCATCAGAATAACTCAGGTTCTTCCATTCTCCCTGCTATCATCTGTCAATGGTGCAAATTCATGCCTTGCCATGCATACCATGGGTTTGCCCAGAAAGGTTACAGCAGAACAGAATGTATGGCTCACATAGATGAATCAGCTCTATTACACATGTCTTCTTCCTAGCTAGGCATTTAATAGCATTCAAACAAGGAACTAAACAGATTTGAGTAATTTTCATAAGCATCTGTTCAACATTTCCATTCATAAGCAAAGTGTGTCTTTCATTGGGGGTTGTTCATTTGTCTTCTACCTCCGTACCAAGTTAAGCAAGCCTAGTTACATCTACATTATGCCCCATTAGTATTGTAGTAAGTTATAGATTCACAAAGGATGCTGACAGAAATTTCCCTAGAAGTGAATAAAAAGCTTCATGGCTATTAATAAGCTCACATATTTTGAGGTGTTTCTGATTACAGGTAGTAGGTTAAATATACAAATGCTACAATGCGAATTGGTTGGCTCTTTGGCTATggaaggggtgatgggggcagagctcCATCATTCAAAAGTTTTTCTTTCTCAGGTGAAACTTTAGATAGATCCAACTTAAAAAGATGAATTCAATCAGCTACATTCTTAAAACAATTGCTCTGCCAAGTTCAAGAACTTGAGACAAGTACTGCCTCCAAATATCTATTTCGCAATGTGAACTCCTAGTGTAAATTAACCATTTTTTTCCTAAATTATCAGCTGAAATCAAGCCACCCCTTTCACTAGCTTTCCAAACAATAGTACAAGTTATGAAATAGTATGGCAGCTTTAATGTTTTACATGTTAATTAAAATACTTCTGTTTGCAATATTTGTAATGATTCCTATCAGTTGCACATCCAGAACAGCACATTAAGTTAGGCAGTGACTAATATTCAGCTGTGATTTACCCTTTGAAGCTCAGCATCTGGGTCAGGATGCCCTTCTGCCAGCAAACGCTGTCGaatctcctcatgctcttccTTCTCTCGTTTGCGATCTCTTTCATCAGCTTCTATTTCTTTTTCTCGATCCCTTAAGCGCTTCTGCAAAGCACTCCCTCTAAGATTCAACAAGGAAACAATTTCACATAATGCATAAGACACCAAAACGTAACCTGATGTTGCACAGGATTGAGAGGCGCTAGATTTACCTGTAATACTTTGGATCATCTCGGTCATCATCATAATCTTCCAAAAATTCTTTCAGTCTTTTTGCTTCCTTTGCCTGTGAAGAATAACATTGCATTTAAGTTATAATTATTTTATAGCCAAAAGGTTTGCTATTAATAGGTTTTGTGTTCTGAATGTTTAACAAGTAAAACCAAACCTCCAATTCCAAAAAAGTCACTGAGTTACTTTCATCCTCCTTTCCAGCAGCGCACTTTGCATTTTCACTGAAGGGTAGTGGGATAGCTTGCTCCCTCAGGTGTCACTGGCACCTAAAGCCAGTTACAAGCAGTACAAGACTGGCCAAAATTGATCTGTTTTGGCTTCTTGTCCTCAGTATCTCCAACTCAGCACCATGGCTGAAGGAAAGTAATCTCCTTGTGGAGAATGGAGTCATCACTCTAGGCGCATTGATAAGTGCCCCATGACACAAAGTGAACACGCAGGAATGCATTTAATCATCATCACTGCCAAGATCAGTAAACTCAATACAGACAAGGAATCAAACATGCAAGCTTCTTTTGTGTATGGCTTAGTTccatattgctaagcaagtaatAAATCATGTTTTCAATATGGCTTTGCAAAGAGATCAAAAACTGCTAGTTTGTTGAATTCTTCTTTTTATCTGCACAAAAGCTCTGCCTAACAGAATTGCAAGTTTAATTtgcacacatacaataatcaccTCTAAGATTGCAAACATTGTTAATATTGTCAATCAGTGTTTTACATATTATGATGGAGTATTTCTTACAATCCCTTCACTTTGCTATTGCTGTTTGTGTCACTTGTTCAACTGCGATCTCTCTTACTCTTGTCTTGTACTTAACTCTTGGCTCAGATTTTGTCTGCTCCTTGCATTATCTCTTTCATTTCGGGTAGGATAAGTGGAGCATGACGTGTAAGGGAGTTCAGGACTGAAATCTGATTTCTTGGTGTTTGAAGGCATAATGCAACTATTTTTCAGACCTTCACTCATTCTAACTGTACATGTGCTCTCAATCCTAACACATATCCTATGTTTTCAACTTCagacacccccacaccatcctaaAGCTCCCTGCAACTATTTAAAATACATCATGAACTGCTATCTCACCTTGTTTTGATTTACTCGTCACGTGTATACCCAATTCCTACAAACCACTATATTCTTTTTGACCCCTTACTTGTCCCACTCACCAAAGATTGTCTGTGCCCATCTATTTCCTGCTCACCTTGCCTTTCTCTTCTACTGATGCCCCACTATTTTCATCAACTTTAAGTGTGCTCCCTGACTTGGCCCCAGTTCCAGCACCAATTGCACAATTTTTCTAAACCAGCTTTGGGGACTCTTTCATGGGGGCTGAGCACCAAGCCAAGTGAAGGACTGAAATCATATGCAGGAAGAGAAGCAAGGTCATGTTATGgtgatttaaatggtgatatattgcgaaatgtggatgtacaaagggatctgggtgtccttgtacaccagtcaatgaaagtaaacaggcaggtacagcaagcaattaggaaagcaaatggtatgttggccttcattgcaagaaaatttgagttcagaagtagggatgtcttactgcagttatacaaggccttggtgagaccacacctggagtattgcatgcagttttggtctccctacctaagaaacgataaacttgccatagagggagtgcagcaaaggttcactaggctgatattgGGGATGGCAGgtctgtcgtatgaggagagattggttcgactgggcctgtattcattgcaatttagaagaatgagaggggatctgattgaaacatataaatttcTAACTGGActagacagactgggtgcagggaggatgtttcccctagttggggagtctagaaccaagggccacagtctcaggatacggggcaggccagtTAGGACTGAAgtgaggaaatatttcttcactcagagggtggtcaacctgtggaattctctaccccaggaggCTGGGGAGGCCGGGTCACCGAggatattcaagaaagaaattgataactttttggatattaggggcatcaaggcgtatggagagaaagcggaaaTATAGCAttggatagagggtcagccatgatcatattgaatggcagagcaggctcgaagggccgaaaaACCTACCCCTGCTCCAAGTTTCTATGTCATAAAATCAACAAAGCCAGGAGAAGTAAAGCCAATTTTAAAAAGAGTAAAATTGCTGGGAATGTTGTCATTCTTGGAGAGAGAATTTGGGGCTTTGGCATAATGAGGTTCACAAACCCCATCACGCCACACTCACCATTTCTCTTcttctttcttcctctctttcaGCTTCCTTTTCATAGTCTCTTGCCTTCTTCCGTTcccttatttcccaatttttaagACGCTGAATCAAAAGGTCAAAAATTAATAAAAGCAGCAGTTCAAAATTCAATGGCATGAAGCAGAAACTAATCTCACAAACATCTCTAGTTAAGTGTGCTTGTACAAGTGGTGTAGCACTTTAATACCAAGGCATCTAACATCATTAAGCATTTCAAATCTTGAAATAAAACTTAATTGCAAAGGTTTTACCAAAACATATCTGACTTATTGTCAGCTTTTGTTCTGTTCTGGGAACAGAGGGTGCTTCCAATGTTGGGCACATTTAAGACCAACCACTCCCAAGATGAAATACAGAACAATCAAATAAATGTGCTTCAACTCTAACCCAACACAGATGCCTCAACTTCAAACATACATAACCATTACTACGGTAGTGTTGATTTTGAATTCCCACAAGATCAATTCCTTTAATCTCAAAACAGTTACCTCTTGGTAAGCATTCTCCTTCTCACGGAGTTTCCTTTCTAGTTTCCGACGTTCATACATTTCTTCCTCATCTTCTTCCCGGTCcctttttttctccttttctcgGCTTTTCTCTCTGCAAATTTAAATGAAACACAAGCAACTGattttgacatgtcctccttttaaGCACACAATAATGGAACTGGGCCCTTGTGATAGCCCTCACCGTCATGTAACCTGACATGCTCAATACAGGAGACAAATCTGGGGAGGCgatggccagcgatgcccacgaaTAAAAAAAGTCAATTATAAAGATCGGGGGGAGCCAACAATATCCTGAAAGTTTTCATCCTCCCTGCTTTCTTAAATGACAGAGTGAATTTCAATGATTTTACTTTCAAATTAGCAAATGAAATAGGACTTACACCAAGAGAGAAATTGCAAAATATAATCTAATTTTGAAACATAATGTAAAATACTTTTACAAAATTCAGCGCAAACCTAGATCTACTACGATCCTTGCTTCTTTCCCGGTCCcggcttctttctctctccttatcCCGTTCTCGGTCCCTTTCTCGGTCTCGCTCCCTTTCCTTGTCCTTGGTTCTTTCACGATCGCGGTCACGATCTCGATCGCGTTCCCGCTCACGCTCCCGCTCAcgttccctctccctttcacgtTCTCGCTCACGTTCCCGTTCCCGCTCCTTTTCTTTTTcacgttccttctctctctcacgcctttCCCTTTCTCGTTCAcgttctttttctctgtctcttcttTCTTTTTCAACTTCTTgtctttctttttccctccttccCTTTTCTTCTTCTAGTTTCTAAAAATTAACAAAATAATCCTCAGCCATTAGAGGCAATTCTGAAACACAATGCTTTAAAGAAGAATGCATTAATCACAAGATCATATTTATTGTGCAGAAAAAGCGCAAGTTGACATAGAACCTGCCAATTATAGGAAAGTATTGTACAGTTTAGATGATCATTTACAGTACTGATAAGAAATTCAAATTTTAATGAAAACTTTAAGGTCCAGAATTCCTACAAGAAAATGAAAACATCAATAGACTACAATCCATCCTTGGAAGTGATTTGACTTACAGTGGTCTGCTAGGACTTGGACCGTCATGACTGGATTAACATTGCCTAAAAGCTAAGTGTCTGGGAAGAGCAAGTAAATTGTTCACAAGTAATAGAACGACCAAGCTGTGCCAACACATTAAAAAAGCAACTTTTACAAATTATATGTTACATACAACACATCATCCCTATTTCATAATTAAACATAGTAAATTGAAAAATTACAACATACAACAATTCAAAAGTATTAAACAATTGTAAACACAGGTTCTTACCTCAAGGTTCTTGTTGTCGATCGGTCACCAATGACTCAAATCAGCAAACAATAGCGAAAAGAAAGCTTTTACTACACATCAGTTTATCCAACCAGCATGAGGCAACacaaaacatttaaataaaatcATCACCACCCACTGCCAGATATACTGATGTAACTGCCATAATTAATGTTGAAAGAGATGCAAAACTATGttttaaaaatatcaaaatgATTTAAGTGCAGAAGCACAATCTGTCCTACGCTCCTTCTAAATATTAAGTTGCAAAGGATCAGGGCAAATATTTATGCTGCTAATTTTCAAGTCTGTTTTTTATAAATTATTAAAACTACTGATATATTAAGTTAAACAGTGCCAGCTATACACAAAGCACAAACATGCCGGAACCTCTTGTTAAAAGCAATGCAAAATTACAAAAAAGGGTAATTTCTAGATTTGATGGGCAGTCAATTAAAGTGTAACAAAATATTAGGATTTATTTGAACTTACCTCTGAAATTTCCTAAATGCTAATATTTTGGTGTGAAGTAAAAATATATTCTTCTACATACTTACAAAAGTCTGAAATCCCTCTTAGCTGAGTACATTTTACGAGCATAAACTTATACGGGTAAGAAAATATAAAAAGGCAGACTTCAAGTTCTAGCTTCCCACACCTTTGAATATTTTGTTTAATTCCTTGAGCTTTCAATGCATGTAACGTTTCAAATTTTTATTTCAACTATTAAAATATTACAATTAACTTTACTATTTGATATTTTTTGCTGTACACTACAAAAGATCAAAGCTGCTTCAACATTAATGTGGCTTTTCAAACTAAGTTACTGTGGTTTTAAAAGGAATGAGTTTAAATGAAAACATTTAAAACATATAAGACTTTATGACACAGCaaatgcaaaataaaagcaaaataaagtgGAAAGGGAGAAGATATAAGCTTATTGGGTCTTACCTCATATTCTTCAGACTCATCAGTGCTCTAAATGGACACCCCCTGTTAAACTGAACATCTGACAGCAACAGTCTGAAAGACTGCAGCAAATACATTACAATATAAAAGAATCAAAACATGCAAAGGTTGACTGTGCAAGTATTAAAGAATCCCAATAGTCAAAATGATTGCATTAAAACCACAAGTACAGAAATAAAGAGATTGCTCAAGGTCATGACAACGAGCTAGACTTTAAAGAACGACCAGTTGCACCTTTGCATATTTCTAAGGGGGTATCCATGAATTTTATAAAAAAGAAACTGAAGCTCATACTTACATCCTATCCATGCATTTTCACAAGTTCTGAGTTCATCTTGCTTTAGTCACCATATGATCTCTATCATAATGGTGGGGGTCAATGAATAGATTAGCTTTAAGGGCATGTACATTATTCCATGCATGCTATATGGTACCTGTTTTGGATTCCCCTTGCCCtagctgcttcttcaatgctCAAATATATGCCTACAATTCAAAAGAACTACATAACACCACTTACTTTTCCACTAGCCAACAGTTCTGGAGCAGGGCTCTATACTTCATTCTCCCTCCTCAAATTTGCGTTAATTTCAAGTTTCTAGATTTGATTCCTTTACTAGGATGCTAAATTCGCAGTGTGCTAGGTTGCTAAATACAAGCAATACTAAGCTCATAATGCATTAAAAGACAAGATTAACCACTAGTCTATCACTGATACTCAAACTAATACTGACTAAATAAAACATGAAAAATGTTTCCCCTTACAATTCATTTATAAGTACTCCTGAGAAAAATCAGATTATATGCTCATATATTCATTGTGGATTAATTTATTTTCTGCTATCTAACTTAAAATGGGCCTAATGTAACATCCATCCATATATTTAAGGTTGCAAAGGTAAAATTCTGATTGCTTCAATTTTACAAAGAAAAGCTAATGACAGCAAATATTTTAATGAACTATCAGCTTTCTAAAAAAAAGTGAAAGTGCCTGTAGTTCTTGTGCTTATATTTGTAGGAATAGTGAATTTTGGTACTACCTTGTGAGTATCTCTGAATTTGCTAATTTCTCGAGAAATTAGGTCTCGTTTGTCTTCTTCCATTTCCATTGCACTTATATCATCCTACAGAATAAAACAGAATAGTTACCCAAAACATACCATTTAATTGCAACTTGTCCTTTGTTGTGCCAGTGACACATTTAGAATTAAAATGGAGTTGGCTCTAAAtacataggccgggattttccggccccgcgtGCTGACAGGGTCTTCCGGTTCCACCGAGGTGAATGGAAGTTTGAATGGCTCCTGCATTCGCCACAGCAGGACCTGCCACGTTGGAGCtgaaaaatcccagccatagtatCCATACAGACAAAGGTTAATTTGATATTTTTGATAGCGATCCTTTACCAGAGCTGAAATGAATCCTTTACCAGATCTGAACTGAATGGACAATCAAGTATAGGTAAAGATCCTGGGTAAAGAATATAAAGACAGGCTTCcagttatatagtgcctttcttgACCATGGGATGTCACCAAGCCCTTTAAAttgatgaagtacttttgaactgtagtcactgttgaaatataGGAAACATGGAAGTAAACGTGCATTATAAGCAaaggtcacacaaacagcaaagaaatGTGACTGactaaatgttttttttaaggtACTGTTCATCTTTGAATAATGTC
Proteins encoded:
- the rbm25b gene encoding RNA-binding protein 25b isoform X2, giving the protein MTSTLSWARRGELVKQAGAETMSFPPHMNRPPLGIPPLPPGIPPPQFTGFPPSVPPGAPVIPVPMGIMTPATTVSMLYTMNRCPTEGKQCFTQVLVPTSVPMVGKHIGPRKDHSSQRSRDNDENSGPTTTVFVGNISEKASDMLIRQLLAKCGLVLSWKRVQGASGKLQAFGFCEYKEPESTLRALRLLHELQVGDKKLLVKVDAKTKAQLDEWKAKKKGVNGDTKTEDSSDDVVDEETKRRDQIVKGAIEGLIREYSSELNAPSQDQDAHPRKKKKEKKEEDDISAMEMEEDKRDLISREISKFRDTHKKLEEEKGRREKERQEVEKERRDREKERERERERREREKEREKEKERERERERERERERERERERERERDRDRDRDRERTKDKERERDRERDRERDKERERSRDRERSKDRSRSREKSREKEKKRDREEDEEEMYERRKLERKLREKENAYQERLKNWEIRERKKARDYEKEAEREEERRREMAKEAKRLKEFLEDYDDDRDDPKYYRGSALQKRLRDREKEIEADERDRKREKEEHEEIRQRLLAEGHPDPDAELQRMEQEAERRRQQPIKQEPESEEEEEEEEKPEKEERRDEEEEEPEQKPCLKPTLRPICSVPSVSSASGNATPNTPADESPCGIIIPHENSPDQQQEEQRPKIGLSLKLGGSNSPSQTISVKRKKLPVDSVFNKFDDEDSDEVPRKRKLVPLDYSEDEKGASKGNVNTEEKRKHIKNLIEKIPTAKPELFAYPLDWSIVDTNLMDRRIRPWINKKIIEYIGEEEATLVDFVCSKVMAHSSPQSILDDVAMVLDEEAEVFIVKMWRLLIYETEAKKIGLVK
- the rbm25b gene encoding RNA-binding protein 25b isoform X6, producing MSFPPHMNRPPLGIPPLPPGIPPPQFTGFPPSVPPGAPVIPVPMGIMTPATTVSMLYTMNRCPTEGKQVLVPTSVPMVGKHIGPRKDHSSQRSRDNDENSGPTTTVFVGNISEKASDMLIRQLLAKCGLVLSWKRVQGASGKLQAFGFCEYKEPESTLRALRLLHELQVGDKKLLVKVDAKTKAQLDEWKAKKKGVNGDTKTEDSSDDVVDEETKRRDQIVKGAIEGLIREYSSELNAPSQDQDAHPRKKKKEKKEEDDISAMEMEEDKRDLISREISKFRDTHKKLEEEKGRREKERQEVEKERRDREKERERERERREREKEREKEKERERERERERERERERERERERERDRDRDRDRERTKDKERERDRERDRERDKERERSRDRERSKDRSRSREKSREKEKKRDREEDEEEMYERRKLERKLREKENAYQERLKNWEIRERKKARDYEKEAEREEERRREMAKEAKRLKEFLEDYDDDRDDPKYYRGSALQKRLRDREKEIEADERDRKREKEEHEEIRQRLLAEGHPDPDAELQRMEQEAERRRQQPIKQEPESEEEEEEEEKPEKEERRDEEEEEPEQKPCLKPTLRPICSVPSVSSASGNATPNTPADESPCGIIIPHENSPDQQQEEQRPKIGLSLKLGGSNSPSQTISVKRKKLPVDSVFNKFDDEDSDEVPRKRKLVPLDYSEDEKGASKGNVNTEEKRKHIKNLIEKIPTAKPELFAYPLDWSIVDTNLMDRRIRPWINKKIIEYIGEEEATLVDFVCSKVMAHSSPQSILDDVAMVLDEEAEVFIVKMWRLLIYETEAKKIGLVK